A window of Tachypleus tridentatus isolate NWPU-2018 chromosome 7, ASM421037v1, whole genome shotgun sequence genomic DNA:
gtagttggtgtttaataaataaaagcaaCAATTATTTGAAAAAGGTGAGTATTAGTTTAgtcaatattttatgtatttgatgcttaatataaaaattaaaaaactcgAATGTAcgttgaaaattaaaacaaagtagacACCTACAgtcataatcagtgatgtcgagaaacccacttgtagagaaatataaatgcaaaaatggctcgtttggggttgataaaatattttacatagaatgtagagggtggtgttagatgtttgaatatatcacaccgccctctacattcagacactcagttacacaacccctttcaaacatgtggtcagcttccggtcagttacctctttctttgtgaacctgacgatgaccgaagaaggtcgaaacgttgttcgctcttctatgtaaaatattttctcaaccccaaacgagccgtttttgcatatgtaTTTACCTACAGTCATAGTTTAACCCACCATACATTATCAGTTGTGTATTCATACTTTTAGCATTCACATTAATGGAGAAGAGTGGATTCCAAGATACGTATctaaatgttattacaataaacaaGTTTACTTACATTTAAATTTGAAGAGTGTAACAAACTGAAAGACAACCAAACTTGGTAAAGTTGGGAAGCATAACTTACAGAGTTGggtttaaatttttgtaataatcaACTAAAACTGATTAgcaaattatatacatttataaataagcattacattatgtttataaataatgtttattagaGTACTCTCCTGTGATAAAGATTTTCCTTAAACAAAAAAATGGCCTCTCAAAAATAAAAGCAGATAATGCAATTTGAAAATCAATTCTTtcctttaatttataatttaatataaaatgggctatctgtccatATTCTTCCTTTATGttgaactaatagactagagGTGAAGCAGTTAGACAAAAACTAGTTGGGATACTCTGAATACTGGGGCTTAACCATCACCCTTCTAGAATATTCATGGTACCAAAGTGTGAAGCAAATTTAATTAGCAGTAATGGAACATGGACCATAAATCACCACACTTAATTAAGAGTGAGTACACTAACTATTAGGTTTTTGCCCAACATTTTTCGTGATTAATATTGTGACAAGTTTTCTTACTGTCAACAATATTCCAAGTAAATACAAATGTCACATCTGTCTgtcaaaagaatgaaaaaaagttacaactctgtaacaaatatacaagtttttGAAACTAGTGGGGAAATATAccttcttttttaaaaatacaattttaggaGAAGATCCCTAAAGAACATCGTATCACAAaccacaacattttttttttttttttatcaaatatagaaTACTTTATCACCTCAAGTCCAAACAAAAAAAGTAACTAAAGCAGTTCTTTACAAGTTTGTACACAATTAGTTGAAAGTGGTCAgagaagataaaacaatttttaggGTAAGACTGTTTTGAGTGCTTAGAAAAACTGCACATTCACTGTCCCCTATCAGATTTATGGATACTCGCACATGATGTACTAGCATGATCACAACACACTAAAACAGTTATGTTTTAAGAGTTCTAAACGCAAGAAAAGAAGGGATACTTACGTGATTTATTTCAGAAGGATTAGTTACACCACTACCTTGATAGACATCGTCGAATGTCTTGATGAAATTTCTTCTGCTAATGCTTCAGTTTCTTCGGAATCCAAAGGTGCAGCTGTGAACGGTCTAAGAAAGAGGGTACGGCTATGTTCCCGACCATATCCAATTACTTCCATCCTGTCCTCATAGACGGAAATAGTCATGAAGGCTTGTTCCGAGGGGGAAGTCTCGATGATACCAGCTAACACAAGGTAGTGGATTCCGTGGGAATCCATGGCATAGCCACTTTTATGGGCATGACCACATAAGTACAGAACCACAGAGCTGTGACGATGAAAGATATCTATCACTTCCTGGTAATTCCACATGAGACAGCTGTCATCTACACTTCCAGGACACAGAGCAACATGACCTAGGAAAAGTACATACTTTCTGTTGTTTGACCAATAAAGATAGAGTGACGATATTTTACTTCTTATTCTAAACACAGATTTAACAACCAAACCaattcaaattaatttatatcaACCCAAACAAAATTTAGTGTTAATGAATATTCTTATTGTAACTATGTGCAAGTATCAAAGTGAATATTATGACTTGAGACCAAACCTCTTTCCAACCAGGGCTCAAGTCATAAACTAAATAAactgtttctattattattttcaccAACACCTACCAAACAAAATGACCTTTTCTCCATTTGCATCAGATTCTCCTAGTTCTTTGTCTAACCAATCCAACTGTTCTTGACTAGCTGCTCCATTCTGAGTTTGAAAACGTTTGTTACGGCCGTGGAGAAAGTTATCACAATCCCAGCCATCAAAATCATAATGTCCATGATGAGAATACAGAATCTCTGCTGCCTGCACGTAACGAGGATGAGAGGGCTCGTAACCAATAACACTAACTTCGAAACAGTCcaaagaaatacatttaatacCTTTAACAGGACTAAATTTATAATACAACGGAGAAGTCGAGCAAGTCTTCCCATCTGGAGGAGAAAGTACATTCTCAGGTACATCCAACTGTGACAGAGATTCCCAAAACAAGCCAGTCAATTCTCTTCTGGAGAAATTATACAGTTCATGATTACCCACAGTATGGAAGGTTGGGATGTGTGCATATTTCTCAAAGTGAGCTAATGTCTTCTTCATTGCTACATGAGAACTAGCATCATTCCAATTAAGTCCATCTATAATATCACCAAGTTGAAGTACAAAATTCACTGAACCTTCTTTTCCCCACTCACAGAAAGCACTGTCTACATGATCCAAAGCCTGCCTGTAGTAGCGACACAAGAGGGGGTTATAATGTGCAGGTCGATCCTCACAATCTGCATACTGGACATCAGCCAAGGCACCAAAAGTAACCAACAGATGAGAAGTCATTTTTTAATGTTGTGCAACTTAGAAATTATTATTCTGGAGAGACAGAAAGGTAATACATAAAATcagtacatatacatacatataaatatacacagaATCACTGACAATGCAACTGTGCTGTTTTAAGTGTAGCTAAATAATATTTCTCAATTTTGTTACAACATGATATACATTTGCCCTTCTAGTCCttccaataaaattaatattgtacaACAGAGCAATGAGGTGcagaaaagaatattttaaacttccTAGAGAATTAATAAAAACACTGACAGAAAAGTTTTTCATTTATCAATGGTTGATTCAAAAATTGTATCCAACAGCAGGTTTCCAGGAACTGCATGTGGGTATCTTACAGTATATATACCTCATTAACCAAAAAGGACTAGTATGTGCCAAATTGATATAACAATTGACATTATTCTAAAAGATGTAAGAaatcataatatattaatatttataatcatactGATGATGAGTTCTCTTCTTTGACCGAtttctttttcagaaattaaaaaatcacactaGAAACACTTCCTACTATTGCTAATAGTATTTCTAGTCTTAGAATTCTTAACAGTGAAACTAAATATAAGATGAGATTATGAATCCATATTTCCATTATTTGAAAAGATAGTGTTAGCATGGTAGAGATTTCTTTCTTACTGAGGCAAAAACTAAAGAGAATCTGTGATGTACAACCCTAATTAAACAGTTGGTTCGGTCTGTCTgtctataatattaaaatcatgtaACTATGATAAATCAGAGTTATTAGACAATCTGCAACAACATTATTCACATACctaaatgaattttatttaatataatgaacTCAAAACTTTAtaggtattaaatattagttaattattcttacattttcaattatatttcCAGGATAAAAAATATTGCGTTCAAACGTGGCCTAATCAATTATTTTCATTCACCTAGTTAGGTAGTGTTTAATTTAATAAGACGTTTTTGTTAGCAACTAAAAATACGGGAAAAGCTCAATACCTTAATTGAACTAATTTCTTCTACCATTCACCTGCCGCCACAAACATATCAAACGAAAGTCCAGCACTCAGTCAAGGGCTTTTAATGTTTCAGTCTTAACTTACTAGTTACACTTACAATGAATTATCCTAAATCAGTAagtgaataattataattaactccGATATAACACAAATTCaatttaacattaacaataaagtataaataaataaataatacatgcgAGAGCtcaaatacaatataaaagtaaagtcGTAAATAAACTTACATTCAAAGTTTACCTAAAATGTTGACGTAAATCATTAAATTTCCTAAAACACTAATAAGTATGGTTAAATTTTTACAATATCTCAACTTCGAAGTTAGTATTTCACTTTTCAGCAAATTTAATCACACCAAAACTGGTTTGATTTTCtaattagaaaaattataatcACCAGCTTCACTATAAATCCTACTAATTATACATATTTCATGAAGTTAAACTTTATACTTTTTCGGAAACTAGTAAACAATTACACACTAAAGAATAGCTGCAACTATAGTTACAGAATATATACCTAAGGTGACCCCTGTCGAGCCTATCTTAACCATCCAATCATGTCACGCCACAACGTAATACGAACATGTTCACGTGCCGTTAGAAAGAGGAGGCATGGGCTTTCACGTGACATCACCGTGATGcgaattatattaaatttttttcgaTATGCAAATAGCATGTTCATTGTTATGTTGaattacaagtaaaattattttgcacAACTTGGCAAGAGAGAATTAGGTTAATTCATAAGGCTAACACACACATCTAAGTGAAACGTTTAGTTTCTGTGACGTTTTGGACACACCTCCTTTCGTCACATAGTATATACCGCAAAATCCGGATTTTATTTACACGCTTGTGCTACTTATTTATATTACACTAAAACGTCTTTATGATCCATTTTATTAATACTTAGCTTCCATTCATATAAAATAGCAAAGAAAAATTACAGCAATTGTCGTTTATGAAATTTACACTGGTCGAATGCACAATTTTCCTGAAACTTCACATTGTATGGTTAACTTAAAAATTCGTGAAAAGTATTTGTAGTGATATTGATGGTACTGATTGCGCTATAAAGAATAAAATGATCCATGTGTAGTTAACTGCTGTTAAGTAAAATTGTGTATCACGTAGTGATAGTCACATTTGGAGGAGTGGCAACATACTGAGAATGTCATTGTTTATTTGAAGACCAAGGGAAATGTCTAAGGTTCTGACTTCTAATTTCGTTATCATACTAGTTCAATGATCTTTGTTCCATATTATCAAGTTCCAGAGAACGGGAGAGACCTTGAAAAAGCTCCCTAAAATATCGTTCTGATATGTAAATAAGCACCACAAAAATGTGATGATATAGTGTTGTGTGTTGCTGTCTATATAGATTTGATACAGATAGCTTAGTTATTTTGCTCCAATAAACGCCAAACAACCAATCTATATAGTTCTGAAAGTCCAAAAGAAGGAGGCCAAAAGACAAAATATGTCAACAAAACGATGTTTTGAAAGTTAGGTTTcaattattatgaataaataaatgtgtatatataacacatattataaaactattagaacttattatgataaaatattgacACGATTACCAGGTGGCAGATATACGTatgcaaaatgaataaaattttaaaacgtcCATCTTGACTATAGGTGAAATGTTCAATTCGCAAATGAGCTTCAGGACACCTAAGTTTCAAGTATCGAATAGACATAGCCTTTAAATGTTTTCAAGGTTTGAAACTAAGTATACGATTAAAACTCCTAGAGGACGCCACTGAAATTAAGAATTTCAGGTATTgaacttgttaaaaataattataaataaaagatagGATTATTtcgataaattaaataaatgatgaTTTTCCCACTTCCTAGATAGCAAATGTTAGAGATATATATTGTCAACTAGGTGGATGTTAACAAGACAGAACAACTTAGTCAAATTTAAAGCgtgagaaatgaaaaaaataaaaaataaattatatcgaAGATTAAAGTTCGTGTGATGAAAGTAGCTAAATACGTGTTCATGTAATCACCCATGGTTTGTGAgggtaataaatacattttaacgtTAGACATTAGCCAACTATATAAAAAGTGGCTTAGTTTTAtcagtttcacatttttaaatcTCGTACACTCTCCAGTTTCGGTTTATAATCTGATTTGGTACTTGTTCCAGTTGGACGACAATAAACTAGaacaataaatttgataaacGAATCTAAAATATCTAAACGTCTACAGTTAGAAGAGCTCATGGCGTAGAGAAACCAAATGACCAAAACACGATTCCAACGTTTTAATGGACTAGAATAACCACTTATCAACTGTTATGTTATCTAATATTAGATCAAATAATACCAATAAACAAAAGTTACCAACAAAGATATAATTGAACCATCTTGTACAGTCCTGGTGAAAATCCTGTTTTTGTCATGACGGGAGTACCTGTATTTAACATTGTGTTTTGTGATAAAGAGATGGTTGTTGcacataaaatagttatttttgtaaatgtatgAATTCTGAATACCCAAAGTGCGAAATTTGTTTATGGATTTTGTTTACGGTGTCATTCAATACATAGCATCACATAGTATTTATTTCGatcaaatacataaataaatatatacgcgTTAAGTCCATAACTGTAAGATAGAgtgtatgataaaaataaaacgataGAAAGTGTGATGGAAATATTACCATAacatttatgaaaaacataaaaccatttgTCACGTCAAATGTACAGGATATACATAAAATcgcaaacattttaaaatatagtaattacaaaatcaGATTGTACAGGCATACAGTAAAATACGCGTTTTTCTATGTGTCTTCAAGATTTATCCTATTTCCATACGACTTAGATTGACCCTATTGCATTTTCCCAAGCTTCTATGTTACTTGTCATTCGTGCTAAGAAGCGTGTATTGTGGAATCAACTCAACTGTATACAACCATCTCGTTAGCAAGTATAGCTAGATGCGGAGTAAAAACCATAAATATGTTCCAATAGCCAAAAGTCCTGTAGAGTTAGGCCTGAACAGTGCATCATCTGATGTAACAATTTCACATCATAATGTTCCTGGAAGAAAGGTGGAGTGAACGGTATTAGTTTCCAACTGTCGGAAGAAACTGTACCCTGGCATCTCCTCTTATGAGCCAAGTACGTGACCGAGTTCTCACCAATCACCGATTTTCAGCAGATCTTGTGCTTGCTACTAAGACTGTATGGGTTCTTATCTCTTAACTTTGGCAACTACGCCCGTTCCCTCTTTTATATAGACTGAATGTTACCTCAAATATAATAATGCAACTGAAGAAACTTTTGTTCCAATCCATCCAACTGAATTCTCTTGTACTTAGAATGAATCTAGTCTTTTAGTCTTCTTTGGGCACTTGTTTCATCATCTAAGTTTTGTAGtcactgtattttttgtttgttttcaaaacctGAAACACAGCGACTATCATTATGctaagctcttttttttttttttttttttagcagacCTTTCTAGGTTGTATTGAGGCAAGTATTTCAACTTACCCAGGACCATCCTCGTGCTTTGTCCTCGAACTTGTAATGCTGAAGTATAACTTTGAATTATACTTAAATGAGTTGGCATTTATTAAAACGTATcatgaaactgtttatttaattcaGATAATTTGGCAAAATTACTTACAGACTATCTGTACAAGCTACTCCTAATTCTGACATTATAAACTGAAGGAAAAAACTCGTGAGCTGGATCCAACATAGAAGTGGGGTGGTTTGATTGAGTAgtgtgaaaaacaagaaacaaattaaatgtgAGGAATTTTGTTTGATGAAAGAGAAAACAACGTGGTAGTTACCTACTTTTCCCAAAAGGGGGTGTTAGGAAGAATCGTTCCCCTTCAAGTATGCTCATTAAATTATTTCCATTTGCGATTGTTTATCAATTTGTGGATCTATTTCTTACAATCGTGTGACTGGGGGAAAGCTTCGAAGAAGGCCAGAGAGGATGCAAAGACTTTGGTTTTGAATGACTTCTTGTTAATTATGGTTGGTGGTTTGATTCCACTTAAATATGTAGTGCAGCAATACACACAAAAACACCAGTTCCAGTACATATCGTCTTTAAAacgaaatacattaaaattatgagGTACAACGATTAAAC
This region includes:
- the LOC143255105 gene encoding manganese-dependent ADP-ribose/CDP-alcohol diphosphatase-like; translated protein: MTSHLLVTFGALADVQYADCEDRPAHYNPLLCRYYRQALDHVDSAFCEWGKEGSVNFVLQLGDIIDGLNWNDASSHVAMKKTLAHFEKYAHIPTFHTVGNHELYNFSRRELTGLFWESLSQLDVPENVLSPPDGKTCSTSPLYYKFSPVKGIKCISLDCFEVSVIGYEPSHPRYVQAAEILYSHHGHYDFDGWDCDNFLHGRNKRFQTQNGAASQEQLDWLDKELGESDANGEKVILFGHVALCPGSVDDSCLMWNYQEVIDIFHRHSSVVLYLCGHAHKSGYAMDSHGIHYLVLAGIIETSPSEQAFMTISVYEDRMEVIGYGREHSRTLFLRPFTAAPLDSEETEALAEEISSRHSTMSIKVVV